The following are encoded together in the Solidesulfovibrio fructosivorans JJ] genome:
- a CDS encoding GDP-L-fucose synthase family protein — protein METCHDALLEGPIYVAGHRGLVGAAIARELTGLGATLVTRTHRELDLTNQAAVRAFFDSVRPAAVFLAAAKVGGIHANDTYPADFIRDNLLIATHVIDAAKNAGVKKLVFLGSSCIYPKLAPQPMREDCLLTGPLESTNQWYAIAKIAGIKMCQAYRRQYGFSAISLMPTNLYGPGDNFTPVNSHVIPGLMRRFHEARLAGSKQVAVWGTGNALREFLHVDDMARAAVACYLRYDDAEIVNIGSGQEVTIRELATLMAKITGYQGEIVFDASKPDGTPRKALDIGRLRSLGWEPTFSLETGLAETYRWFCDNIASARMG, from the coding sequence ATGGAAACATGTCATGACGCCCTGTTGGAAGGGCCCATTTACGTCGCCGGGCACAGGGGGCTGGTCGGGGCGGCCATCGCCCGGGAACTGACCGGTCTGGGCGCGACGCTCGTCACCAGGACCCACCGCGAGCTGGACCTGACCAATCAGGCGGCGGTACGGGCCTTTTTCGACAGCGTACGGCCGGCGGCGGTGTTTCTGGCCGCGGCCAAGGTCGGCGGCATCCACGCCAACGACACCTATCCGGCCGATTTCATCCGCGACAACCTGTTGATCGCCACCCACGTCATCGACGCGGCCAAGAACGCGGGCGTCAAGAAGCTCGTCTTTCTCGGCTCCTCGTGCATCTACCCGAAGCTCGCCCCCCAGCCCATGCGCGAGGACTGCCTGCTCACCGGGCCGCTCGAGTCCACCAACCAGTGGTACGCCATCGCCAAGATCGCCGGCATCAAGATGTGCCAGGCCTACCGCCGCCAGTACGGGTTTTCGGCCATAAGCCTCATGCCGACCAACCTCTACGGCCCGGGGGACAATTTCACGCCCGTCAACTCCCATGTCATCCCGGGGCTCATGCGCCGCTTCCACGAGGCGAGGCTCGCCGGCAGCAAGCAGGTGGCCGTCTGGGGCACGGGCAACGCCCTGCGCGAATTTCTCCACGTCGACGACATGGCCCGGGCGGCCGTGGCCTGCTACCTGCGTTACGACGACGCGGAAATCGTCAATATCGGCTCGGGCCAGGAAGTCACCATCCGGGAACTGGCCACGCTCATGGCCAAGATAACGGGCTACCAAGGCGAAATCGTCTTCGATGCGTCCAAACCCGACGGCACGCCGCGCAAGGCCCTGGACATCGGCCGCCTGCGATCCCTCGGCTGGGAGCCCACGTTTTCCCTGGAAACGGGACTCGCGGAAACCTACCGCTGGTTCTGCGACAACATCGCCTCCGCCCGCATGGGGTAG